The following proteins are encoded in a genomic region of Sulfurovum indicum:
- a CDS encoding DUF3108 domain-containing protein, whose protein sequence is MKQLFLCIIFLLILSLQTAEAKTLEVTYAVRFGFLGKLGIAHAKLTTRKQHYRIDIEAYATGFAKTLSRNRHEKHVSTGYIRNGRFMAESYEVIKSYGSKYHYKHYRIDHRKKKVYKSFYSKKEGKVTKKGEEVLDFFATDDLLTLYFNIGRLIAHKNKPGHYRFHAVGAERQKGLVEIVLPDKKALKYYKEALGEGPYWYLTAIIHQKIFSSNRGELMLAVDKDGITQKAVLKDLIMFGDLVAERIKQVQH, encoded by the coding sequence ATGAAACAACTATTTTTATGCATAATCTTTCTGCTGATACTCTCTCTACAAACCGCCGAGGCAAAAACACTGGAGGTGACCTATGCAGTGCGTTTTGGATTTTTGGGAAAACTCGGTATCGCCCATGCCAAACTCACTACCCGAAAACAACACTATCGTATAGATATAGAAGCCTATGCAACGGGATTTGCAAAAACACTCTCACGCAACAGACATGAAAAACATGTCAGTACAGGATATATCAGAAACGGGCGTTTCATGGCTGAAAGTTATGAAGTTATAAAAAGTTACGGGAGTAAATACCACTATAAACATTACCGTATCGACCATAGAAAGAAAAAAGTCTATAAGAGCTTTTACAGCAAGAAGGAGGGAAAAGTAACCAAAAAAGGAGAAGAAGTACTGGATTTTTTTGCTACTGATGATCTTCTGACTCTCTATTTCAACATCGGTCGCCTGATCGCCCATAAAAACAAACCGGGTCATTACCGTTTTCATGCTGTCGGTGCAGAACGGCAAAAGGGTTTGGTTGAAATAGTCCTGCCGGACAAAAAAGCATTAAAATATTACAAAGAAGCATTAGGAGAAGGACCGTACTGGTACCTTACAGCGATCATTCATCAAAAAATCTTTTCCAGCAACAGAGGAGAGCTGATGCTGGCGGTAGACAAGGATGGTATTACACAAAAAGCTGTACTGAAAGATCTTATCATGTTTGGCGACCTTGTTGCCGAACGCATTAAACAGGTACAGCATTAA